One window of the Nocardia huaxiensis genome contains the following:
- a CDS encoding acyl-ACP desaturase yields the protein MTRELTQLQILRELEPVAEQNLNRHLSMAKEWHPHDYVPWDQGRNFAAMGGEDWDPSQSNLSEIAKIAMITNLLTEDNLPSYHREIAENFSQDGAWGTWVGRWTAEENRHGIVMRDYLVVTRGVDPVALEEARMIHMTNGVASPDDWGGFLENVAYVTFQELATRISHRNTGRVCNDPIADRMLQRISADENLHMIFYRTMCAAGLDLVPDQALEAITKVLTHFVMPGHGMPNFRRNGVMMAKHGIYDLRQHLEEVVQPVLKNWNIFERNDFGARGEIAREQLAAYVEKLEGDVLKFEEQRDKLLAREAARGQLQPA from the coding sequence GTGACCCGAGAGTTGACCCAGCTCCAGATTCTCCGAGAACTCGAACCCGTGGCGGAGCAGAACCTCAACCGCCACCTGTCGATGGCCAAGGAATGGCACCCGCACGATTACGTGCCATGGGATCAGGGACGTAACTTCGCCGCCATGGGCGGGGAGGACTGGGACCCCTCGCAGTCCAATCTGAGCGAGATCGCCAAGATCGCGATGATCACCAATCTGCTGACCGAGGACAATCTGCCCTCCTACCACCGCGAGATCGCCGAGAACTTCTCGCAGGACGGCGCGTGGGGCACCTGGGTCGGCCGCTGGACCGCCGAGGAGAACCGGCACGGCATCGTCATGCGCGACTACCTGGTCGTGACCCGGGGTGTCGACCCGGTGGCCCTCGAAGAGGCGCGCATGATCCACATGACCAATGGCGTCGCCTCCCCCGACGACTGGGGCGGGTTCTTGGAGAACGTCGCCTATGTGACATTCCAGGAGCTGGCGACCCGCATCTCGCACCGCAATACCGGGCGGGTGTGCAACGACCCCATCGCCGACCGCATGCTGCAGCGCATCTCCGCCGACGAGAACCTGCACATGATCTTCTACCGGACCATGTGCGCGGCGGGGCTGGATCTGGTGCCGGATCAGGCGCTGGAGGCCATCACCAAGGTGCTCACGCACTTCGTCATGCCGGGGCACGGCATGCCGAACTTCCGGCGCAATGGCGTCATGATGGCCAAGCACGGCATCTACGACCTGCGCCAGCACCTCGAAGAGGTGGTGCAGCCGGTGCTCAAGAATTGGAACATCTTCGAACGCAACGACTTCGGAGCCCGCGGGGAGATCGCGCGGGAACAGCTCGCCGCCTATGTCGAGAAGCTCGAAGGCGATGTGCTCAAGTTCGAGGAGCAGCGCGACAAGCTGCTCGCCCGCGAGGCCGCCCGGGGTCAACTCCAGCCGGCCTGA